A genome region from Ananas comosus cultivar F153 unplaced genomic scaffold, ASM154086v1, whole genome shotgun sequence includes the following:
- the LOC109704044 gene encoding uncharacterized protein LOC109704044 — translation MAPVIFSICFRELLRDVCQKYSLSMLMYGVPIENEKGAIRVYGEIELVRGDTVTEAGRCWSAPCPNIDESEEDAARRCVGKLRDEFSFDVRDFNLEDKKCFEDLYGRLSIEHEVVMKKYKRVKKDYRLLWGYYNDLLTEKKWYVTERIGLKKMIVACGDLLDRPNAATLDQNGSADDSERILWRHLVMELFALECIFLFF, via the coding sequence ATGGCGCcggtaattttttcaatttgttttcgTGAATTGCTCCGTGATGTATGCCAAAAGTATTCTCTATCCATGCTGATGTATGGTGTCCCGATTGAGAATGAAAAAGGTGCAATTAGAGTTTATGGTGAGATTGAGTTAGTTAGAGGAGATACTGTGACAGAGGCTGGGAGATGTTGGAGTGCACCGTGTCCTAATATTGATGAGAGTGAAGAAGATGCGGCACGACGATGTGTCGGAAAGCTCCGTGATGAGTTTAGTTTTGATGTTAGAGACTTCAATTTAGAGGATAAGAAATGTTTCGAAGATTTATATGGGCGACTTTCTATAGAGCATGAAGTTGTTATGAAAAAATATAAGCGTGTGAAAAAAGACTACAGACTTCTTTGGGGATACTACAACGATCTGTTGACCGAGAAGAAGTGGTATGTTACCGAGCGGATTGGTCTAAAAAAGATGATTGTTGCGTGTGGTGATCTGCTTGATCGTCCAAATGCTGCTACATTGGATCAAAATGGCAGTGCTGATGATTCTGAAAGGATCCTGTGGCGCCACCTGGTTATGGAACTTTTTGCTCTTGAGtgcatatttctttttttttag